A window of the Tiliqua scincoides isolate rTilSci1 chromosome 5, rTilSci1.hap2, whole genome shotgun sequence genome harbors these coding sequences:
- the ZNF784 gene encoding zinc finger protein 784, which translates to MEIQLVTVKEETEAIATPVCPLCQEELPDLAGSQGQIPQCQGCKSFFLEPQNWLPGNREGLSVPAERPYSCSFCPKRFKRASDRRDHERVHTGERPYGCGICGKRFTQSSVLSGHMRIHTGERPFQCDVCFKSFNNSSNFRKHQRIHGQPCGDGDKGNDGNDCAILFAKEQSDLVEGQVGSSNTSHNLIPRPDGHQITEELKEGESNRGHDVKGRQNAPCVNALSQNGNHSGSLRQAGDRVANFKRMKLRQDGANGYYLEMRQNNQGSSSIGGVRQAGGGKGYAGGLGEDSDYSYDQEVTQNSHNVRQLESVGENHTKGLKLNRVGRSQARREQKQPHDNHNGSLQTGSDCCRKDLLYTGGNRGHIHKLSQDGGVGSYLKGLKHSGGERTTADLKQNGRGGSHVDILPWNRPTHPLMLRQNGSRGDPISGLKQTGTGHFRELSKDGDTQKEKQVNFQVCTEEKMNIPAAKLSAWAYPNRGDDMACKGLSVGITMKKDGFDECSALGRPAGTSPWELDSLEQPSLPYNISVSLSHHSLPDQSESSTQHWEVEGSPTSCLSFQDPEPYDQHSPAAFDSKPFLCFACPKQFRRATDLKEHLRVHTGERPFGCGVCGKRFTQSSALATHRRLHTGEKPFECTVCCRRFNNSSNFAKHRRLHGQDSMGRGGKRMERQATVTS; encoded by the coding sequence ATGGAGATTCAACTGGTTACAGTTAAGGAAGAGACTGAAGCAATAGCAACCCCTGTCTGTCCCCTGTGCCAGGaggagctgccagacctggctgGATCCCAGGGTCAGATTCCACAATGTCAGGGATGCAAGAGTTTCTTCTTGGAACCCCAGAACTGGTTGCCTGGCAACCGAGAGGGCCTGTCCGTCCCTGCTGAGAGGCCATACAGCTGCTCCTTCTGTCCCAAACGCTTCAAGAGGGCCTCAGATCGGCGAGACCATGAGCGGGTACATACAGGTGAAAGGCCCTATGGATGCGGCATCTGTGGCAAGCGCTTTACTCAGAGCTCCGTGCTGTCTGGTCACATGCGTATTCACACTGGTGAGAGACCCTTCCAGTGTGATGTCTGCTTTAAGTCTTTTAACAACAGCTCCAACTTTCGTAAACACCAACGCATCCACGGCCAACCTTGTGGCGATGGGGACAAGGGGAATGATGGGAATGACTGTGCCATCCTTTTTGCAAAGGAACAGAGCGACCTGGTAGAAGGACAAGTCGGCAGCAGTAATACAAGCCATAACCTCATACCAAGGCCAGATGGCCACCAAATCACTGAGGAACTAAAGGAAGGTGAAAGCAATAGGGGCCATGACGTCAAAGGGAGACAAAACGCTCCATGTGTTAATGCGCTaagccaaaatggcaaccacagtGGCAGCCTAAGGCAAGCTGGTGACCGTGTGGCCAATTTTAAGAGAATGAAACTAAGACAAGATGGTGCTAATGGCTATTATCTTGAAATGAGGCAAAATAATCAAGGAAGCAGCAGCATTGGAGGTGTGAGGCAGGCAGGTGGTGGCAAAGGATATGCTGGTGGACTGGGGGAGGATAGCGATTATAGCTATGACCAAGAGGTGACTCAGAATAGCCACAACGTCCGGCAGCTGGAGTCTGTTGGTGAAAATCACACTAAAGGCCTGAAACTAAACAGAGTAGGGAGAAGCCAGGCTCGGAGAGAACAGAAGCAACCTCATGACAACCACAATGGTAGCTTGCAGACAGGCAGTGACTGCTGTAGAAAGGACCTCTTGTACACTGGTGGCAACAGGGGCCATATTCACAAGTTAAGTCAAGATGGTGGAGTCGGGAGCTATCTCAAAGGGCTGAAGCATAGTGGAGGGGAGAGAACCACGGCTGATTTAAAACAGAATGGCAGAGGGGGAAGCCATGTTGATATCCTTCCTTGGAATCGGCCCACCCATCCCTTGATGCTGAGGCAAAATGGCAGTCGTGGAGACCCCATCAGTGGTTTGAAGCAAACAGGCACTGGCCATTTCAGAGAGCTGAGCAAAGATGGTGACACCCAGAAAGAGAAGCAGGTGAATTTTCAAGTGTGCACTGAAGAAAAGATGAACATTCCCGCAGCTAAACTATCTGCCTGGGCCTATCCCAATAGGGGAGATGACATGGCCTGCAAAGGGCTCAGTGTGGGGATAACAATGAAAAAGGATGGATTTGATGAATGCTCTGCATTAGGCAGGCCGGCTGGCACATCTCCCTGGGAACTAGATAGCCTGGAGCAGCCCTCCTTGCCATACAATATTTCTGTGTCCCTCAGTCACCACTCACTACCAGACCAATCGGAAAGCTCCACTCAGCACTGGGAAGTAGAGGGAAGCCCTACATCTTGCTTGTCTTTCCAAGACCCTGAGCCCTACGATCAGCATTCTCCAGCCGCCTTCGATTCCAAACCCTTCCTGTGCTTTGCATGCCCCAAGCAGTTCCGTCGTGCCACAGATCTGAAGGAGCACCTGCGGGTGCACACAGGTGAAAGGCCTTTTGGCTGTGGTGTCTGCGGTAAGCGGTTCACACAGAGCTCAGCTCTGGCCACTCACCGGAGACTGcacactggggagaagccctTTGAGTGCACTGTGTGTTGCCGGCGCTTCAATAATTCTTCCAACTTTGCCAA
- the LOC136651715 gene encoding zinc finger protein 581-like, whose amino-acid sequence MELQRHSKSIVDPHRPPEPLEHPHLQEPTSNVGQSIKMEREDEGGDVQISPPKLSRPPLPSSGSALLQGLNGLPAGKRAHVPGGTAGTEQGEPSRLGRYLLIDSQGLPYTVLVEEGLGAGTAAGSTEGSGSGGTLRKVYCCPVCSRTFEYLSYLQRHSITHSESKPHVCRACGKAFKRTSHLERHKYTHSGRKPHQCPICQRSFRDSGELSHHQRVHTGERPYQCEACHMRFGERNTLQRHIRRKHRLQLLPTP is encoded by the coding sequence atggAGCTGCAGAGACATTCCAAGTCAATAGTGgatccccacagaccaccagaaccCTTGGAACACCCCCATCTGCAAGAGCCCACAAGTAATGTGGGGCAGTCCATCAAGATGGAGCGGGAGGATGAAGGAGGAGATGTCCAAATTTCACCTCCTAAACTTTCTCGTCCACCATTACCTTCTTCTGGTAGTGCCCTTCTTCAAGGTTTGAATGGGCTGCCAGCTGGTAAACGGGCACATGTTCCTGGAGGGACAGCAGgcacagaacaaggagaaccATCTCGATTGGGACGCTACTTGTTGATTGACAGTCAGGGGCTGCCGTACACGGTACTAGTGGAAGAGGGGTTgggggcaggaacagcagcaggaagCACTGAAGGCAGTGGGAGTGGGGGGACCTTGCGCAAGGTGtactgttgtcctgtgtgctcacGAACATTTGAGTATCTATCGTACCTACAGCGCCACAGCATTACCCACTCAGAGAGCAAGCCTCATGTCTGCAGAGCATGCGGCAAGGCTTTCAAGCGCACTTCCCACCTGGAGCGCCACAAGTATACCCACTCGGGACGCAAGCCCCACCAGTGCCCCATCTGCCAACGCAGCTTCCGTGACTCTGGAGAACTCTCGCATCACCAGCGGGTGCACACAGGCGAGCGGCCCTACCAGTGCGAAGCATGTCACATGCGCTTTGGCGAACGCAACACTCTCCAGAGGCACATCCGTCGGAAGCACCGTCTGCAGCTCCTCCCCACACCATAG